GTTGCGACGGCCTATCGAGATGAAGTTGACGTCGTCGTGGATGCTCTTGTCCTTGTCGCCGAAGATCGGCTGGCCGGTGGTGATGCTGTAATTGCGCGACCAAATCGGCCCGGCACCCTGTTGTGGAACGATTTTTCGGCCTTCCGGGGTGTGCGTCCAGGCCTGATTGTAAATCGCCTTGGCCTTGAGCCAGGCGATCCCGCCCCGGATCGCCGCGTTGACGGCCGACGATGGCCTTGGCTGCTGCATCAGGAACAGCAGAATGTCGGTGGTCTCTGCGCTGGCGATCGACTGAGGCTCGTAATTGCGCGCGGAGCTCGGCGCCAGAGTCAGCGGATCGACCTGCTGCGGCCAGCCTGCCAGCGTTCCGCCAATTCTCACCTGCGCCCGGATGATGATCGCGATGCCGCGATCGGCAGCCCTCGCGGCCTGGCGCCGCAGATCGGCGGGAACGAAGCCGTATCGTGCGCCGCCGGCGGCGACCTCCTGGAGCAGGGTGGCGGCGTGGGCGACGGCATTGTCGTTGAACGTGATCGCATCGTGGAAGCCGCCTTCCAGCGGCCAATTCTGCGGCCAGCCGCCGTTGGGATATTGGGCGGCGAGCAGGTAGCGCACGCCTTTCACGAAGCTCGCCCGGTATCTGGCGGCCTCGGCGGCCGGAAGCTGCTCGGCGACCCGTGCCAGGAAGCGCATCTCGGTCGTGGTCGCGTCGTTGTCCAGCGTGCCGACGAAGGTCCAGAAACGATCCGCGGGGGCGTCGAAATTCGAGCGATCGGGATCCATCGTCTCGGCATCGTTGGCGAAACGCTGGCCGGGGCGCCGCGGGGCGATGGCGCGATCCTGGTTCTTGCTCCAGCCGCCAGCCGGGGTCTGGAAGCTGACGATCGTGTCCGCAACGGCGCGTGCCTCGGTGCCGCCATACCAGGACGCATCGCGGTCGAGCGGCATATTGCCCTTGCCGCCGCCCACGGCCTGCGGAGGCGGTGGCGGCGTCGCGCCGGCCGGCAATTCCGCAGCGAGTGACGCACGATCTGCGCGCATCTGCGCTTCGGAGCGACGAAGATAGGCGGCCCATGCCGCACGCTCGGCGGCGGGAAGGGCGGCGATCCGTTCGTGAGTCAGCGACTGCGCCGGCACGTTGGTGCCGATCACCTTGGCGATCGCCGGCATCGGCCCAGCGAGCACGCACAGGGCCAGTCCTGCCGCCATCGTGCGTGAGATCCTCGAGATCATCCCTGTCTTCCTCTCCTGCGTCATTCCGTTCGTCTCAAGGGGCCGGCGGCCCGGGCCGGAGGCCGATCACATCCGTGGAGG
The nucleotide sequence above comes from Sphingosinicella sp. BN140058. Encoded proteins:
- the pelA gene encoding pectate lyase — translated: MISRISRTMAAGLALCVLAGPMPAIAKVIGTNVPAQSLTHERIAALPAAERAAWAAYLRRSEAQMRADRASLAAELPAGATPPPPPQAVGGGKGNMPLDRDASWYGGTEARAVADTIVSFQTPAGGWSKNQDRAIAPRRPGQRFANDAETMDPDRSNFDAPADRFWTFVGTLDNDATTTEMRFLARVAEQLPAAEAARYRASFVKGVRYLLAAQYPNGGWPQNWPLEGGFHDAITFNDNAVAHAATLLQEVAAGGARYGFVPADLRRQAARAADRGIAIIIRAQVRIGGTLAGWPQQVDPLTLAPSSARNYEPQSIASAETTDILLFLMQQPRPSSAVNAAIRGGIAWLKAKAIYNQAWTHTPEGRKIVPQQGAGPIWSRNYSITTGQPIFGDKDKSIHDDVNFISIGRRNGYNWYVTSPQQAIDAFAKWSSNNPG